A single genomic interval of Caldisalinibacter kiritimatiensis harbors:
- a CDS encoding N-acyl-D-amino-acid deacylase family protein — translation MYDIKIINGKIIDFDVNQIKDCNIGIKDGKIVNIGNLIGKGKTEIDAHGMIVSPGFVDIHMHEEVIGTSPDGDDYDIANKMLLMGVTTCVAGNCGNNRQSLDYFFDFIDKNGSPVNYLSFIGHNYLRKLVGIEDRYREATKQEIEDMKKLLIHDIKENEAIGISFGLEYSPGTTIEEIVNLCEGVKEEEIILSAHYRKDAKYGIDSIKEMIEISKLTRKPMQISHIGSCTAFGMMKEALEIIQDAINNGVDVAADCYPYNAFSTYIGSAVFDEGCFELWNKSYDSIMLTEEPYKGVRCNKELFYKVRNEYPEMLVVAFVMEEEEVIEALKAPFVYVASDGLYRRGQGHPRGAGTFPRVLGRYVREKNDVSLIDALRKMTLLPAKRLGLKNKGNIKEGADADLVIFDRETIIDDATFEEPTKPPIGIKHVILHGKIAVNDNTIINNRLGRVIRRSELW, via the coding sequence GTGTATGATATTAAAATCATTAACGGCAAGATTATAGATTTTGACGTTAATCAGATAAAAGATTGCAACATCGGTATTAAGGATGGAAAGATTGTTAATATAGGGAATTTAATAGGAAAGGGTAAAACCGAAATAGATGCACATGGAATGATTGTTTCACCTGGATTTGTAGATATACACATGCATGAAGAAGTAATTGGGACTTCACCAGACGGAGATGACTATGATATAGCTAATAAGATGCTTCTAATGGGGGTTACCACCTGTGTTGCAGGCAATTGTGGAAATAATAGACAGTCATTAGATTATTTCTTTGATTTTATTGATAAAAATGGTTCACCAGTAAACTATTTATCCTTTATAGGTCATAATTATTTAAGAAAGTTAGTTGGGATAGAAGATAGATATAGAGAAGCAACAAAGCAAGAGATAGAAGATATGAAGAAATTACTTATCCATGATATTAAAGAAAATGAGGCTATTGGTATTTCATTTGGCTTAGAATATTCTCCAGGGACTACTATAGAAGAAATTGTAAATCTATGTGAAGGAGTAAAGGAAGAAGAAATAATACTTTCAGCCCATTATAGAAAGGATGCAAAATATGGCATAGATTCTATTAAAGAAATGATTGAGATATCAAAGCTAACAAGGAAACCAATGCAAATTTCTCATATAGGAAGTTGTACAGCTTTTGGTATGATGAAGGAAGCATTAGAAATCATACAAGATGCTATAAACAATGGAGTAGATGTAGCAGCAGATTGCTATCCATATAATGCCTTTAGTACGTATATAGGTTCTGCTGTATTTGATGAGGGATGTTTTGAACTATGGAACAAATCCTATGATAGTATTATGTTGACTGAAGAACCATATAAAGGGGTAAGATGCAATAAAGAATTATTTTATAAAGTAAGAAATGAATACCCTGAAATGTTAGTTGTTGCATTTGTGATGGAAGAAGAGGAAGTTATAGAAGCACTTAAAGCACCATTTGTTTATGTTGCAAGTGATGGGTTATATCGAAGGGGGCAAGGACATCCAAGAGGAGCTGGTACATTTCCAAGGGTTTTAGGGAGATATGTTCGTGAAAAAAATGATGTATCATTAATTGATGCACTAAGGAAAATGACGTTACTGCCAGCTAAAAGATTGGGATTAAAAAATAAAGGGAATATAAAAGAAGGTGCTGATGCTGATTTAGTTATATTTGATCGTGAAACTATAATAGATGATGCTACTTTTGAAGAACCTACTAAGCCACCAATTGGCATAAAACATGTTATTTTACACGGTAAAATAGCTGTTAATGATAATACGATTATAAACAACAGATTAGGAAGAGTAATTAGAAGAAGCGAACTATGGTAA
- the orr gene encoding ornithine racemase Orr, producing MKYPRLEISLPKITHNTKVVVGICRKYGIEVVGVNKVSCGSFEIAQAMVNGGVEIIADSRLENLINIKDINVKKMLLRLPMISAVEEVVEYADISLNSELKTIKKISEIADRKGKVHNVVLMIDVGDLREGIFKEDDVFKIVKEIIKLKGINLLGLGTNLTCFGGVIPTEDNLGKLISLKNKIEDIYNIKLNVLSGGNSSSLHLIQKGQQIPKGINQLRLGTSLILGTIEVTNSIIQGTHRDAFRLIAEIVEIKQKPSKPIGKIVNDAFGNIPVFKDRGIRKRAICAIGKQDIDLNWMKSEDKDIIILGGSSDHLILDITDCNTNYDVGDKIIFILDYVAILKAMTSQYVNKVYLQEG from the coding sequence ATGAAATATCCTAGATTAGAGATATCCTTACCTAAAATTACTCACAATACAAAGGTTGTAGTAGGTATATGTAGGAAGTATGGAATAGAAGTAGTAGGAGTTAATAAAGTTTCTTGTGGTTCATTTGAAATTGCTCAAGCTATGGTGAATGGTGGAGTTGAAATTATTGCAGATTCAAGATTGGAGAATTTAATAAATATAAAAGATATTAATGTTAAGAAAATGCTGCTTAGACTTCCGATGATAAGTGCAGTTGAAGAGGTTGTGGAATATGCAGATATATCATTAAATTCAGAATTAAAAACTATAAAGAAAATATCTGAGATCGCAGATAGAAAAGGGAAAGTTCATAATGTAGTGTTGATGATAGATGTTGGTGATTTAAGGGAAGGAATTTTTAAAGAAGATGATGTATTTAAGATAGTTAAAGAGATTATAAAACTAAAAGGAATAAATCTACTTGGACTTGGAACTAATCTTACTTGTTTTGGAGGTGTTATTCCAACAGAGGATAATTTAGGAAAACTAATTAGCTTAAAGAATAAAATAGAGGATATATACAATATTAAATTAAATGTATTGTCAGGTGGGAATTCAAGTAGCCTACACCTTATACAAAAGGGACAACAAATTCCAAAAGGTATCAATCAATTAAGATTAGGAACTTCTTTAATATTAGGTACAATTGAAGTAACTAATAGTATAATACAAGGAACACATAGGGATGCATTTAGATTAATAGCAGAAATAGTTGAAATTAAGCAAAAACCTTCAAAGCCAATAGGAAAGATAGTAAATGATGCCTTTGGTAATATACCAGTTTTTAAAGACAGAGGAATAAGAAAAAGAGCAATTTGTGCAATAGGAAAGCAAGATATTGATTTGAACTGGATGAAATCAGAAGATAAAGACATAATTATCTTAGGAGGAAGTAGTGACCATTTAATTTTAGATATTACAGATTGTAATACAAACTATGATGTAGGAGATAAAATAATTTTTATTCTTGATTATGTAGCTATACTTAAAGCTATGACTTCTCAATATGTTAATAAAGTTTATTTACAAGAGGGTTAA
- a CDS encoding M20 family metallopeptidase gives MIDIKEYYDKEELIRLTQELVRIPSHKDVPNREKEVAEYIHRFCIENGLKSKLQPVDGERKNVLAYLEGIGNGKSLMFNGHTDTVPPYKMTIDPFAAEIKDGYIYGRGTVDMKGALACMLITMLAIKRSGIKLKGNIIFTGVIGEEEKSEGTEHIVKSKIKAHGAIVGEPSNYEYAIGHRGLEWLEIKIKGKAAHGGIPHLGVNAISKAAKLITKIEEELYPKLEKRYNEYMGPSVMNFGRIEGGSQPSTVADWCSIKIDRRYIPGETVESVIGEYQQIIDKLKAEDPEFDAEIVRMPNNMLTLDHLYLMTEPNELIVSCTREALKEVIGREPDITRRRGWTDAALLSSFGNIPTVVCGPGDISYSHTKDERVPINDLVNMVDVYSRIAMKFCGVVE, from the coding sequence ATGATTGATATAAAAGAATATTATGACAAAGAAGAATTGATAAGGCTTACTCAAGAGCTAGTTAGAATCCCAAGTCATAAAGATGTACCTAATAGAGAAAAGGAAGTTGCTGAGTATATTCATAGGTTTTGTATTGAAAATGGTTTAAAATCAAAACTTCAGCCTGTTGATGGGGAAAGAAAAAATGTACTTGCATATTTAGAGGGGATTGGAAATGGGAAATCCTTGATGTTTAACGGACACACAGATACTGTTCCACCTTATAAAATGACCATAGACCCATTTGCTGCAGAAATAAAAGATGGATACATATATGGTAGGGGTACTGTAGACATGAAAGGTGCTTTAGCTTGTATGCTTATAACAATGCTTGCTATAAAAAGATCCGGTATAAAGTTAAAAGGAAATATTATATTTACAGGAGTAATCGGTGAAGAAGAAAAAAGTGAAGGAACAGAACATATTGTAAAATCTAAAATAAAAGCTCATGGTGCTATTGTAGGAGAACCATCAAATTATGAATATGCAATAGGGCATAGAGGGCTTGAGTGGTTAGAAATAAAAATAAAGGGAAAAGCGGCTCATGGTGGAATTCCCCATTTAGGAGTTAATGCTATTTCTAAGGCAGCTAAATTAATAACAAAAATAGAAGAAGAACTATATCCAAAACTTGAAAAAAGATATAACGAATATATGGGACCATCTGTAATGAATTTTGGAAGAATTGAAGGAGGAAGTCAGCCAAGTACAGTTGCTGACTGGTGCTCCATAAAAATTGATAGAAGATATATACCTGGTGAAACAGTAGAATCAGTTATAGGAGAATACCAGCAAATAATAGACAAACTAAAAGCAGAAGATCCTGAATTTGATGCAGAAATAGTAAGAATGCCGAATAATATGTTAACTCTAGACCATTTGTATTTAATGACTGAGCCCAATGAATTAATAGTTAGTTGTACTAGAGAGGCTTTAAAAGAAGTCATTGGCAGGGAACCAGACATTACACGAAGAAGAGGATGGACAGATGCAGCATTATTATCTAGTTTTGGTAATATTCCTACAGTAGTATGTGGTCCAGGAGATATCTCATATTCCCATACTAAAGATGAAAGAGTACCTATAAATGACTTAGTAAATATGGTAGATGTGTATTCAAGAATAGCAATGAAATTTTGTGGAGTAGTAGAGTAA
- a CDS encoding M20 family metallopeptidase: protein MKKRVLYLIEEVKDELIELSEYIYNNPELGYEEVKSSRAHIELLRKYGFKVEEKYLGIKTAFKGEFDSLKPGPTIAYLAEYDALPQIGHGCGHNLLGTTSTGAGIVLSKLISELGGKIIVFGTPAEETSGAKVQMVEKGAFNDVDVAMLVHPGDEHYKSGSSLAMEAIQFTFRGKSSHAAAYPEKGINALDAAINTFNNINSLREHIRTDARIHGIIVEGGKAANIVPDLAIAQFYVRATTKKYLKILRERVINCAKGASLAAGTQLEITNYEASYDNLVTNQTLSELYSKRLKDMGVEKIYESRESYGSLDMGNVSHVCPSIHPYFKISEKEIVAHTREFAMETITEFAYENMCKTIGALVLTAIDIIQDKQLLSKIKKEFETTEK from the coding sequence ATGAAAAAGAGAGTATTATATTTGATAGAAGAAGTGAAAGATGAGCTTATTGAATTAAGCGAGTATATATATAATAATCCAGAATTAGGATATGAAGAGGTGAAGTCCAGTAGAGCACATATTGAACTATTAAGGAAATATGGATTTAAAGTAGAAGAAAAATATCTAGGTATTAAAACAGCTTTTAAAGGAGAATTTGATAGTTTAAAGCCAGGTCCTACTATAGCTTATTTAGCAGAATATGATGCATTGCCACAAATAGGTCATGGGTGTGGACATAATCTATTAGGCACTACAAGTACAGGTGCAGGAATAGTTTTAAGTAAATTAATATCAGAGCTTGGAGGTAAAATAATAGTTTTTGGTACTCCTGCAGAAGAAACTAGTGGAGCGAAGGTACAAATGGTAGAAAAAGGAGCATTTAATGATGTTGATGTTGCAATGTTAGTCCATCCAGGGGATGAACATTATAAAAGTGGAAGTTCATTAGCAATGGAAGCTATACAATTTACTTTTAGAGGGAAATCATCCCATGCCGCTGCTTATCCTGAGAAAGGTATCAATGCACTTGATGCAGCTATTAATACATTTAATAACATAAATTCGTTAAGAGAACATATAAGAACAGATGCTAGAATTCATGGAATAATAGTAGAAGGAGGAAAGGCAGCTAATATTGTTCCAGATTTAGCTATTGCTCAGTTTTATGTAAGGGCTACAACTAAGAAATATTTGAAGATATTAAGAGAAAGGGTAATAAATTGTGCAAAGGGTGCTTCACTAGCAGCAGGCACACAATTAGAAATTACTAACTATGAAGCATCATATGATAATCTAGTTACAAATCAAACATTATCTGAATTATATAGTAAAAGATTAAAAGACATGGGAGTAGAAAAGATATACGAATCAAGGGAAAGCTATGGTTCATTAGATATGGGAAATGTAAGCCACGTTTGCCCTTCAATACATCCATATTTTAAGATAAGTGAAAAGGAAATAGTAGCACATACAAGGGAGTTTGCTATGGAAACAATTACTGAGTTTGCATATGAAAATATGTGTAAAACTATAGGAGCTTTAGTTTTAACAGCCATTGATATAATACAGGATAAACAATTATTAAGTAAAATTAAGAAAGAATTTGAAACAACTGAAAAATAA